From Vigna unguiculata cultivar IT97K-499-35 chromosome 5, ASM411807v1, whole genome shotgun sequence, the proteins below share one genomic window:
- the LOC114185113 gene encoding uncharacterized protein LOC114185113 isoform X2, which produces MAGVKRRLCSDSDIHALHKELDEVSCPICMDHPHNAVLLLCSSHEKGCRSYICDTSYRHSNCLDRFKKMRDNSKENQNLPSSLVNTNNSGSRQGDAQDPSRHLNQHDEGILETADSETLQDRAVLEDLDADNSSDSKLKLKCPLCRGAVLSWEVDEEARNYLNVKKRSCSRDSCSFVGDYLELRRHARRVHPTSRPSDIDPTRERAWRNFERQREYGDIMSAIQSAMPGAVLVGDYVLENGDGIGRLSDEREGNISNANGPWLTTTILFQVMDSTIEIVREPRAHSSTWTRHRRSSERRRYLWGENLLGLHENDIEDDLRIFSDAGEDPSPVPRRRRRLTRTRSNEDQPR; this is translated from the exons ATGGCTGGTGTTAAGAGAAGATTATGTAGTGATTCAGATATCCATGCTCTTCACAAAGAACTGGATGAAGTTTCATGTCCTATCTGCATGGACCATCCACATAATGCTGTTCTCCTACTTTGCAGCTCTCATGAGAAGGGCTGCAGATCATACATTTGTGATACAAGTTATAGACATTCAAATTGCCTGgacagatttaaaaaaatgagggACAATTCTAAGGAGAACCAAAATTTACCCAGTTCTTTAGTTAACACAAACAATTCTG GATCAAGACAGGGTGATGCCCAAGATCCAAGTAGGCATTTAAACCAACATGATGAAGGAATTTTAGAAACTGCTGATTCTGAGACCTTGCAGGACAGGGCTGTGCTTGAGGATTTAGATGCAGATAATTCATCTGAttcaaaattgaaactaaaatgcCCTTTGTGCCGAGGTGCAGTATTGAGCTGGGAGGTGGATGAAGAGGCTAGAAACTATCTGAACGTGAAGAAGAGAAGTTGCTCAAGGGACTCATGCTCATTTGTTGGTGATTATCTGGAACTGCGAAGGCATGCAAGGAGAGTTCATCCTACTTCTCGACCCTCTGACATTGATCCTACAAGAGAAAGAGCGTGGCGAAATTTTGAGCGCCAGAGAGAATATGGCGATATTATGAGTGCTATTCAGTCTGCCATGCCAGGAGCTGTGCTGGTTGGAGACTATGTTCTTGAGAATGGAGATGGTATTGGTAGGTTATCAGATGAACGTGAAGGCAACATCAGCAATGCAAATGGACCTTGGTTAACCACCACTATATTGTTTCAAGTGATGGATAGTACCATTGAAATAGTTAGGGAACCAAGAGCTCATTCAAGTACATGGACAAGGCACCGGCGTTCGTCTGAACGCCGGCGCTATCTTTGGGGTGAAAATTTATTGGGTCTTCATGAAAACGACATTGAAGATGATCTTAGGATATTCAGTGATGCAGGTGAAGATCCATCCCCTGTCCCAAGGAGGCGAAGGCGTTTGACCCGGACAAGATCCAATGAAGATCAACCACGATGA
- the LOC114186106 gene encoding uncharacterized protein LOC114186106 isoform X1, translating into MAGTRGAHRGGSSSSHAEASEQEPRQRPTASVRRRGKGRHRESGPSSHGEAGSSTGHGEAGPSLPTPTDIHEEQENIIHHEKVVARQDHDVLGGFPGGPEDTSLLTEFADHVACAIWDDQDRVDMKLVSHGKNTILNAFNNLTELGCVQNRSLTTSDSS; encoded by the exons ATGGCTGGGACAAGAGGAGCACATCGTGGTGGCTCAAGTTCTTCACATGCTGAGGCTTCTGAGCAAGAGCCTAGGCAGAGACCTACTGCATCTGTTCGTAGAAGAGGTAAGGGTCGTCATAGAGAGAGTGGTCCATCATCTCATGGGGAAGCTGGTTCATCAACTGGTCATGGAGAAGCTGGTCCATCATTACCAACTCCTACAGATATTCATGAGGAGCAAGAAAATATAATTCACCATGAGAAGGTTGTTGCTAGGCAGGACCACGATGTTTTAGGAGGATTTCCTGGAGGACCCGAGGATACATCTTTGTTGACCGAATTTGCTGATCATGTTGCATGTGCTATTTGGGATGACCAG GACCGAGTGGACATGAAGTTAGTGTCCCATGGCAAGAATACGATATTAAATGCATTCAACAATTTAACAGAATTAGGATGTGTCCAAAACAGATCACTAACCACTTCAGATTCTTCTTGA
- the LOC114185113 gene encoding uncharacterized protein LOC114185113 isoform X1: MAGVKRRLCSDSDIHALHKELDEVSCPICMDHPHNAVLLLCSSHEKGCRSYICDTSYRHSNCLDRFKKMRDNSKENQNLPSSLVNTNNSGNSFDINITMQSDMHDVNELHANEINTLLSVGLAQGSRQGDAQDPSRHLNQHDEGILETADSETLQDRAVLEDLDADNSSDSKLKLKCPLCRGAVLSWEVDEEARNYLNVKKRSCSRDSCSFVGDYLELRRHARRVHPTSRPSDIDPTRERAWRNFERQREYGDIMSAIQSAMPGAVLVGDYVLENGDGIGRLSDEREGNISNANGPWLTTTILFQVMDSTIEIVREPRAHSSTWTRHRRSSERRRYLWGENLLGLHENDIEDDLRIFSDAGEDPSPVPRRRRRLTRTRSNEDQPR; this comes from the coding sequence ATGGCTGGTGTTAAGAGAAGATTATGTAGTGATTCAGATATCCATGCTCTTCACAAAGAACTGGATGAAGTTTCATGTCCTATCTGCATGGACCATCCACATAATGCTGTTCTCCTACTTTGCAGCTCTCATGAGAAGGGCTGCAGATCATACATTTGTGATACAAGTTATAGACATTCAAATTGCCTGgacagatttaaaaaaatgagggACAATTCTAAGGAGAACCAAAATTTACCCAGTTCTTTAGTTAACACAAACAATTCTGGTAATAGTTTTGATATTAACATTACTATGCAATCTGACATGCATGATGTTAATGAACTCCATGCAAATGAAATTAATACTCTATTGTCTGTTGGACTTGCACAAGGATCAAGACAGGGTGATGCCCAAGATCCAAGTAGGCATTTAAACCAACATGATGAAGGAATTTTAGAAACTGCTGATTCTGAGACCTTGCAGGACAGGGCTGTGCTTGAGGATTTAGATGCAGATAATTCATCTGAttcaaaattgaaactaaaatgcCCTTTGTGCCGAGGTGCAGTATTGAGCTGGGAGGTGGATGAAGAGGCTAGAAACTATCTGAACGTGAAGAAGAGAAGTTGCTCAAGGGACTCATGCTCATTTGTTGGTGATTATCTGGAACTGCGAAGGCATGCAAGGAGAGTTCATCCTACTTCTCGACCCTCTGACATTGATCCTACAAGAGAAAGAGCGTGGCGAAATTTTGAGCGCCAGAGAGAATATGGCGATATTATGAGTGCTATTCAGTCTGCCATGCCAGGAGCTGTGCTGGTTGGAGACTATGTTCTTGAGAATGGAGATGGTATTGGTAGGTTATCAGATGAACGTGAAGGCAACATCAGCAATGCAAATGGACCTTGGTTAACCACCACTATATTGTTTCAAGTGATGGATAGTACCATTGAAATAGTTAGGGAACCAAGAGCTCATTCAAGTACATGGACAAGGCACCGGCGTTCGTCTGAACGCCGGCGCTATCTTTGGGGTGAAAATTTATTGGGTCTTCATGAAAACGACATTGAAGATGATCTTAGGATATTCAGTGATGCAGGTGAAGATCCATCCCCTGTCCCAAGGAGGCGAAGGCGTTTGACCCGGACAAGATCCAATGAAGATCAACCACGATGA
- the LOC114186106 gene encoding uncharacterized protein LOC114186106 isoform X2, with product MAGTRGAHRGGSSSSHAEASEQEPRQRPTASVRRRGKGRHRESGPSSHGEAGSSTGHGEAGPSLPTPTDIHEEQENIIHHEKVVARQDHDVLGGFPGGPEDTSLLTEFADHVACAIWDDQTGPCRPMRTCRLTTLVRLDGLSHNCHP from the exons ATGGCTGGGACAAGAGGAGCACATCGTGGTGGCTCAAGTTCTTCACATGCTGAGGCTTCTGAGCAAGAGCCTAGGCAGAGACCTACTGCATCTGTTCGTAGAAGAGGTAAGGGTCGTCATAGAGAGAGTGGTCCATCATCTCATGGGGAAGCTGGTTCATCAACTGGTCATGGAGAAGCTGGTCCATCATTACCAACTCCTACAGATATTCATGAGGAGCAAGAAAATATAATTCACCATGAGAAGGTTGTTGCTAGGCAGGACCACGATGTTTTAGGAGGATTTCCTGGAGGACCCGAGGATACATCTTTGTTGACCGAATTTGCTGATCATGTTGCATGTGCTATTTGGGATGACCAG ACCGGCCCGTGCAGGCCTATGCGGACCTGCAGGCTCACTACCCTGGTCCGCCTCGACGGGCTAAGCCATAATTGCCACCCCTAG
- the LOC114185637 gene encoding uncharacterized protein LOC114185637, giving the protein MQILQWLFKGAHEPERKRSSSNNFSIPPKREDSSGKNGKGKEVNLLKRERSQKRGGRRDKWGTFGCKNFKIFTFVYRKDIPKAFFYSTLNLKRLGSFNSKQFLYFMKMKKEEASKDVGSGNKADSGSHVGNKVLPISETPLSERKDQCGGDATETKDQNKKKPMSRMKELLRWASASAKSEKGGKFNGRKVLMFRRRGNLKAVPDDDQGCTESPKISFRWDVESCSTTSSVYSAISIASSSKNGLNQISTSTLSIPHEHTCHHKSARKGNWITTDSEFVVLEL; this is encoded by the exons ATGCAG ATTCTTCAATGGCTCTTTAAAGGTGCACATGAACCAGAAAGAAAGAGGAGCAGCAGCAACAACTTCAGTATCCCTCCCAAAAGGGAAGATTCCAGTG GGAAAAATGGTAAAGGGAAAGAGGTGAATCTGCTAAAGCGTGAGAGATCGCAGaaaagaggaggaagaagagacAAATGGGGCACGTTTGGTTGCAAGAACTTTAAGATATTCACTTTTGTATACAGAAAAGACATTCCGAAAGCTTTCTTTTACAGCACCCTCAACTTGAAGAGGTTAGGAAGTTTTAACAGTAAACAGTTTCTGTACTTcatgaagatgaagaaagaaGAGGCCTCCAAAGATGTTGGAAGTGGTAACAAAGCAGATTCAGGTAGCCATGTTGGAAACAAGGTTTTGCCCATAAGTGAGACACCACTGTCTGAAAGAAAAGACCAATGTGGTGGTGATGCCACAGAAACTAAAgatcaaaacaagaaaaaaccaATGTCAAGAATGAAAGAGCTTCTTAGATGGGCTTCTGCTTCTGCCAAGTCAGAGAAAGGAGGGAAATTCAATGGAAGAAAG GTTTTAATGTTCAGAAGGCGTGGAAACCTGAAAGCAGTTCCAGATGATGATCAAGGGTGCACTGAGTCACCCAAGATCAGTTTCAGATGGGATGTGGAAAGTTGCTCCACCACTTCCTCTGTTTACTCAGCTATTTCAATAGCTTCCTCATCAAAAAATGGACTTAACCAAATTTCAACTTCCACTTTATCCATCCCTCATGAACACACTTGCCACCATAAATCTGCCAGAAAAGGAAACTGGATCACAACAGATTCTGAAT TTGTGGTGCTGGAACTGTGA
- the LOC114186106 gene encoding uncharacterized protein LOC114186106 isoform X3 yields MAGTRGAHRGGSSSSHAEASEQEPRQRPTASVRRRGKGRHRESGPSSHGEAGSSTGHGEAGPSLPTPTDIHEEQENIIHHEKVVARQDHDVLGGFPGGPEDTSLLTEFADHVACAIWDDQGINGRA; encoded by the exons ATGGCTGGGACAAGAGGAGCACATCGTGGTGGCTCAAGTTCTTCACATGCTGAGGCTTCTGAGCAAGAGCCTAGGCAGAGACCTACTGCATCTGTTCGTAGAAGAGGTAAGGGTCGTCATAGAGAGAGTGGTCCATCATCTCATGGGGAAGCTGGTTCATCAACTGGTCATGGAGAAGCTGGTCCATCATTACCAACTCCTACAGATATTCATGAGGAGCAAGAAAATATAATTCACCATGAGAAGGTTGTTGCTAGGCAGGACCACGATGTTTTAGGAGGATTTCCTGGAGGACCCGAGGATACATCTTTGTTGACCGAATTTGCTGATCATGTTGCATGTGCTATTTGGGATGACCAG GGCATAAATGGAAGAGCATGA